Proteins co-encoded in one Mycobacterium mantenii genomic window:
- a CDS encoding acyltransferase family protein: MTLREESVAGSPHPPARQTSRRGFRPDIEGLRAVAVIAVVLYHAGIPGITGGYIGVDVFFVISGFLITGLLFREASTTNTVALGRFYGARARRLLPAAAIVGTITAIAAAAVLPPLPARSVFLDGIASALYVGNYRFALRGTDYLTSDAPSPFQHYWSLGVEEQFYLVWPVLIIAIAWSVPRIPRLRAAAARATPYAVALAVVLAASLTAAALWTRTSPSWAFFSLPTRAWELAAGGLVALSIQQWRRLSLRTAAIAGWGGLALILLTCTQLNAHTPYPGTEALLPVLGTALIIGGGAVTGGLGPGRLLCRPSMRAIGRISYSWYLWHWPVLLLMPALLGEPAGLPARLSATAVSAGLAVITLHLVENPGRFAAALRRSAKVSLVVAGGASAATACACLLLLNVIPAPVGHGVAAPRANIIATPPTNAPAVSPQEAAVRQGFEQARVALAGAAGLRAVPSNLDPPLAKAPADKAAVFVNGCVRSWRDVGQSECATGDTASPTTVALIGDSHAAMWNPAFEQLAEQRHWRLETLAKVTCPLQDLHIVSPYLGREYTECEQWRAQIMGRMAAEHPRLIVLDMSRRYGGDFGFASYDPAWIDTLGRTVAQLRGTGATVLVLGPAPDPHSSAPTCLSAHLDDVSACTPTRSEGLNGDGIAAERAATTGSGGHYADLTDMFCTADRCPVIVGNTLVFRDDNHVTTEYAQLVAPLLGALADRALVNG, from the coding sequence ATGACACTTCGGGAGGAATCGGTCGCCGGCAGCCCACACCCACCTGCGCGGCAGACTTCCCGAAGGGGATTCCGGCCCGACATCGAGGGACTGCGCGCGGTCGCGGTGATCGCCGTCGTGCTCTACCACGCCGGCATCCCGGGAATCACCGGCGGCTACATCGGGGTGGACGTCTTCTTCGTCATCTCCGGCTTCCTGATCACCGGGCTGCTCTTCCGCGAGGCGAGCACCACGAATACCGTTGCACTGGGCCGGTTTTACGGTGCACGCGCCCGGCGGCTGCTGCCCGCCGCGGCCATCGTCGGCACCATCACCGCGATCGCCGCCGCCGCGGTATTGCCCCCGCTGCCGGCGCGCAGCGTGTTCCTCGACGGCATCGCCAGCGCACTGTATGTCGGCAACTACCGGTTCGCGCTGCGCGGCACCGACTATCTGACCTCCGACGCCCCGTCGCCGTTCCAGCACTACTGGTCGCTGGGCGTGGAAGAGCAGTTCTACCTGGTGTGGCCGGTGCTGATCATCGCCATCGCCTGGTCGGTCCCGCGCATCCCGCGCCTTCGCGCGGCGGCGGCGCGCGCGACCCCGTACGCGGTGGCCCTCGCGGTGGTGCTCGCGGCGTCGCTGACGGCGGCCGCGCTGTGGACCCGCACATCGCCGTCGTGGGCGTTCTTCTCGCTGCCCACCCGCGCCTGGGAACTGGCCGCCGGTGGGCTGGTGGCCCTGTCGATTCAGCAGTGGCGCCGGCTGTCGCTGCGGACCGCGGCCATCGCCGGCTGGGGCGGCCTGGCGTTGATCCTGCTGACCTGCACCCAGCTCAACGCCCATACCCCGTATCCCGGTACCGAGGCGCTGCTGCCGGTGCTGGGCACCGCGCTGATCATCGGTGGGGGCGCCGTCACCGGCGGGCTCGGGCCCGGTCGCTTGCTGTGCCGCCCGTCGATGCGCGCGATCGGCCGGATCTCCTACTCGTGGTACCTGTGGCACTGGCCGGTGCTGCTGCTGATGCCGGCGCTGCTCGGCGAGCCGGCGGGGCTGCCGGCCAGGCTGAGCGCCACGGCCGTCTCGGCCGGGCTGGCCGTCATCACCCTGCACCTGGTGGAGAATCCCGGCCGCTTCGCCGCGGCGCTGCGCCGGTCGGCGAAGGTCAGCCTGGTCGTGGCGGGCGGCGCCAGTGCCGCCACCGCGTGCGCGTGCCTGCTGCTGCTCAACGTGATCCCGGCACCGGTGGGCCACGGGGTGGCCGCCCCGCGGGCCAACATCATTGCGACGCCCCCGACCAACGCCCCCGCCGTCAGTCCCCAGGAGGCGGCCGTTCGTCAGGGCTTCGAGCAGGCGCGGGTGGCGCTCGCAGGGGCCGCCGGCCTGCGAGCCGTGCCGTCGAACCTGGACCCGCCGCTGGCGAAGGCGCCCGCCGACAAGGCCGCCGTGTTCGTCAACGGCTGCGTCCGGTCCTGGCGCGACGTCGGACAAAGCGAGTGCGCGACCGGCGACACCGCCTCGCCGACGACGGTGGCCCTGATCGGCGACTCGCACGCCGCCATGTGGAACCCCGCCTTCGAGCAGCTCGCCGAGCAGCGGCACTGGCGGCTGGAGACGCTGGCCAAGGTGACGTGTCCGCTGCAGGACCTGCACATCGTGAGCCCGTATCTGGGCCGCGAGTACACCGAATGCGAACAGTGGCGCGCCCAGATCATGGGCCGGATGGCCGCCGAACACCCGCGACTGATCGTCCTGGACATGAGCCGGCGCTACGGCGGGGATTTCGGCTTCGCCTCCTACGACCCGGCGTGGATCGACACTTTGGGGCGCACGGTGGCGCAGTTGCGCGGCACCGGCGCGACCGTCCTCGTGCTCGGACCCGCCCCCGACCCGCATTCGTCCGCGCCAACGTGCCTCTCCGCGCACCTCGACGACGTGAGCGCCTGTACGCCAACGAGATCCGAGGGGCTCAACGGCGACGGCATCGCTGCCGAGCGGGCGGCGACGACCGGCAGCGGCGGCCACTATGCCGACCTGACCGACATGTTCTGCACCGCCGACCGCTGCCCCGTCATCGTCGGCAACACCCTGGTGTTCCGCGACGACAACCATGTGACGACCGAGTACGCGCAGTTGGTGGCGCCGCTGCTGGGTGCGCTGGCCGACCGCGCCCTGGTGAACGGGTGA
- a CDS encoding alpha/beta hydrolase: MPDLTRRAVLRMGAGASLGAAGVLAFGSLLAPGRSYAATLPQAPAPFEPPTAGKTLPTRLSGSFVSAARGGIKTNYVIAMPPGQTGALRPVIALHGVDGDANQMLDMGVPDGLAQLVKEGKPPFAVVGVDGGNTYWHKRTSGEDSGAMVLDELLPMLSTMGFDTSRVGFMGWSMGGYGALRLGAKLGPARTAGICAISPALYTSYPLSAPGAFDSNDDFVQNSVMGLPALNSIPLRVDCGNFDRFYFATKQFVYQLKTQPAGSFSLGGHDVAYWRSQLPGELAWLAT; the protein is encoded by the coding sequence ATGCCTGACCTCACACGCCGAGCGGTGCTCCGGATGGGCGCCGGTGCCAGCCTCGGCGCTGCCGGCGTGCTCGCCTTCGGCTCCCTGCTGGCTCCCGGCAGGTCGTACGCCGCGACCCTGCCGCAGGCGCCCGCGCCGTTCGAGCCGCCGACGGCGGGCAAGACCCTGCCGACCCGGCTCAGCGGATCGTTCGTGTCGGCGGCCCGAGGCGGGATCAAGACCAACTACGTGATCGCCATGCCGCCGGGCCAGACCGGCGCGCTGCGCCCCGTGATCGCCCTGCACGGCGTGGACGGCGACGCCAACCAGATGCTCGACATGGGCGTGCCGGACGGGCTGGCCCAGCTGGTCAAGGAGGGCAAGCCGCCGTTCGCGGTGGTCGGCGTCGACGGCGGCAACACCTACTGGCACAAAAGGACTTCCGGCGAGGACTCCGGCGCCATGGTGCTCGACGAGCTGCTGCCGATGCTGTCCACCATGGGTTTCGACACCTCCCGGGTCGGTTTCATGGGGTGGTCGATGGGCGGATACGGGGCGCTGCGTCTGGGTGCCAAGCTGGGGCCGGCACGGACCGCCGGCATCTGTGCGATCAGCCCGGCGCTGTACACCTCGTATCCGCTGAGTGCGCCCGGGGCGTTCGACAGCAATGACGACTTCGTGCAGAACAGCGTCATGGGCCTGCCGGCGCTGAATTCGATTCCGCTGCGGGTGGATTGCGGCAACTTCGACCGCTTCTATTTCGCCACAAAGCAATTCGTGTACCAGTTGAAAACCCAACCGGCGGGCAGCTTCTCCCTAGGCGGGCACGACGTCGCCTATTGGCGCAGCCAACTGCCCGGTGAATTGGCCTGGTTGGCGACCTAG
- a CDS encoding nitroreductase family deazaflavin-dependent oxidoreductase — MQFPQGLARFNRRVTNPIQRMWAGWLPPFGIIEHVGRRSGKPYRTPVNVFSTDVEGKPGVAILLTYGPDRDWLKNLKAAGGGRLRSKGKSFGIVDPRVVSKAEAAPHVTRGARPVFARLPFEQAVLLTRTS; from the coding sequence ATGCAATTCCCACAAGGACTTGCCCGGTTCAACCGTCGCGTCACCAACCCGATTCAGCGGATGTGGGCCGGCTGGCTGCCGCCGTTCGGGATCATCGAGCATGTCGGGCGGCGTTCGGGCAAGCCGTACCGCACCCCGGTGAACGTGTTCAGCACCGACGTCGAGGGCAAACCGGGGGTGGCGATCCTGCTGACCTACGGCCCCGACCGGGATTGGCTGAAGAACCTGAAGGCGGCCGGAGGCGGCCGGCTGCGCAGCAAGGGCAAGAGTTTCGGCATCGTCGATCCGCGCGTGGTCAGCAAGGCCGAGGCCGCGCCGCACGTAACTCGCGGCGCGCGACCGGTTTTCGCGAGGTTGCCGTTCGAGCAGGCGGTGTTGCTCACCCGGACTTCCTGA
- a CDS encoding MFS transporter — translation MAATMPASAAGAGIAPAAREAVDESAEQRRRRLRIVVAASLLGTTVEWYDFFLYATAAGLVFNKVFFPNESSLVGTLLAFATFAVGFVMRPIGGLVFGHIGDRIGRKRSLALTMLIMGGATALIGVLPTSAQIGAWAPILLLVLRVLQGFALGGEWGGAVLLAVEHSPGDRRGRFGAIPQIGLALGLALGTGIFAFLQIVLGPARFLSYGWRIGFLLSLLLVVIGVVVRLRVDETPAFRELQDLQAASTVPIRDIVRKPRSRRNTVLGLLSRWAEGSAFNTWGVFAISYATGALGLNRVSVLVVVTIAALVMAVLLPISGRLTERFGARRVYLAGIACYGLAAFPAFALFGTRNLVWFGLAMIIVFGVVHALFYGAQGTLYSALYPTNTRYTGLSFVYQVSGIYASGVTPMILTALIAALGGAPWLACGYLVATAAISVVATALIRDRDLYL, via the coding sequence ATGGCGGCAACGATGCCCGCGTCCGCAGCCGGCGCCGGGATCGCCCCGGCGGCGCGCGAGGCGGTTGACGAATCCGCCGAGCAGCGACGGCGGCGGTTGCGCATTGTCGTCGCGGCGAGCCTGCTGGGCACCACGGTCGAGTGGTACGACTTCTTCCTGTACGCCACCGCGGCGGGCCTGGTGTTCAACAAGGTGTTCTTTCCCAACGAAAGTTCTTTGGTGGGAACGCTATTGGCGTTCGCGACCTTCGCCGTCGGGTTCGTCATGCGGCCCATCGGGGGCCTGGTGTTCGGCCACATCGGTGACCGGATCGGACGCAAGCGCAGCCTGGCGTTGACCATGCTGATCATGGGCGGCGCGACGGCGCTGATCGGGGTGTTGCCGACGTCCGCACAGATCGGGGCGTGGGCGCCGATCCTGCTGCTGGTGTTGCGCGTCCTGCAGGGCTTTGCGCTCGGGGGTGAGTGGGGCGGGGCGGTGCTGCTGGCCGTCGAGCACAGCCCCGGCGACCGGCGCGGCCGCTTCGGGGCGATCCCGCAGATCGGGTTGGCGCTCGGCCTCGCCCTGGGCACCGGCATATTCGCGTTCCTGCAGATCGTTTTGGGGCCGGCGCGGTTCCTCTCCTACGGCTGGCGCATCGGCTTTCTGCTGAGCCTGCTGCTGGTCGTGATCGGCGTCGTGGTCCGGTTGCGCGTCGACGAGACGCCGGCGTTCCGGGAATTGCAGGACCTGCAGGCCGCATCCACCGTGCCTATCCGCGACATCGTCCGCAAGCCGCGGTCGCGGCGCAACACCGTGCTCGGACTGCTGTCGCGGTGGGCCGAGGGCTCGGCGTTCAACACCTGGGGTGTCTTCGCCATCAGTTACGCCACCGGCGCCCTTGGACTGAACCGGGTGTCGGTGTTGGTGGTGGTGACCATTGCCGCACTGGTGATGGCGGTGCTGCTGCCGATTTCGGGGCGATTGACCGAGCGATTCGGTGCGCGGCGGGTCTACCTGGCCGGCATCGCCTGCTACGGCCTGGCGGCCTTTCCGGCGTTCGCCCTGTTCGGTACCAGGAATCTGGTGTGGTTCGGGCTGGCGATGATCATCGTGTTCGGTGTCGTGCATGCGCTCTTCTACGGCGCCCAGGGCACGCTGTACTCCGCGCTGTATCCCACCAACACGCGCTATACGGGATTGTCGTTCGTCTATCAGGTCTCGGGGATCTACGCCTCCGGGGTCACCCCGATGATCTTGACCGCGCTGATCGCGGCGCTCGGCGGTGCGCCGTGGCTGGCGTGCGGGTATCTGGTTGCGACAGCGGCTATTAGCGTGGTCGCCACGGCGCTGATCCGCGACCGCGACTTGTACCTGTAG
- a CDS encoding LLM class flavin-dependent oxidoreductase, producing the protein MSLAFHWFLPTYGDSRNLVAGGHGTAMSGDRPATLKYLHQICTAAEDNGFEAVLTPTGLWCEDAWLTTAMLVESTETLKFLVAFRPGMLSPTLAAQMAGTFQRHSQGRLLLNVVTGGEAHEQRAYGDFLDKEARYARTAEFLHVVRQLWTSKDPVSFAGEHILVEGAQLNNPPDPIPAVFFGGSSAAAGPVAAKHSDVYLTWGEPLTAVAKKLDWIRGLAVDAGRILQYGLRIHVISRDTAAEAWAEADRLLAAIDPADVERVQASLARSESEGQRRMLDLHGGDSSKLLVAPNLWAGVGLVRGGAGTALVGSHAEVAERLAEYAKSGISHFILSGYPHLEEAYWFGEGVLPLLERMGLWRHPNRQSHPAAATPFAVASAH; encoded by the coding sequence TTGAGTCTCGCGTTTCATTGGTTTCTGCCGACCTACGGCGATTCGCGGAATCTGGTCGCGGGCGGACACGGCACGGCAATGTCCGGTGACCGGCCGGCCACGCTGAAGTATCTGCACCAGATCTGCACGGCGGCTGAAGACAACGGTTTCGAAGCCGTCCTCACGCCCACCGGATTGTGGTGTGAGGACGCGTGGTTGACGACGGCGATGCTGGTCGAATCGACCGAGACCCTGAAATTCCTGGTTGCGTTCCGTCCCGGGATGCTGAGTCCGACCCTGGCCGCCCAGATGGCCGGCACTTTCCAGCGGCACTCGCAGGGGCGGCTGCTGCTGAACGTCGTCACCGGCGGCGAAGCGCACGAGCAACGGGCCTACGGGGATTTCCTGGACAAGGAGGCGCGGTACGCCCGCACCGCCGAGTTTTTGCACGTGGTGCGCCAGTTGTGGACCTCCAAGGATCCGGTTAGCTTTGCGGGAGAACACATCTTGGTCGAGGGCGCCCAACTGAACAACCCGCCCGACCCGATCCCGGCGGTGTTCTTCGGTGGATCCTCGGCAGCGGCCGGACCGGTGGCGGCCAAACACTCCGACGTGTACCTCACCTGGGGCGAACCGCTTACCGCGGTCGCCAAGAAGCTCGACTGGATCCGTGGACTGGCCGTCGATGCCGGCCGGATCCTGCAGTACGGCTTGCGGATTCACGTGATCAGCCGCGACACGGCCGCCGAGGCGTGGGCCGAGGCCGACCGGTTGCTGGCCGCGATCGACCCGGCGGACGTCGAGCGGGTGCAGGCCAGCCTGGCGCGCAGCGAATCCGAAGGCCAGCGCCGCATGCTAGACCTGCACGGCGGCGACAGCAGTAAATTGTTGGTCGCGCCCAACCTGTGGGCCGGGGTGGGTCTGGTCCGTGGGGGAGCGGGCACCGCCCTGGTCGGCTCGCACGCCGAGGTCGCCGAACGGCTGGCCGAATACGCCAAATCGGGCATCAGTCACTTCATCTTGTCGGGGTATCCGCATCTGGAAGAGGCCTACTGGTTCGGCGAGGGTGTGTTGCCGCTGCTCGAGCGGATGGGCTTGTGGCGGCACCCCAACCGCCAATCGCATCCGGCAGCGGCGACCCCGTTCGCGGTCGCCTCGGCGCACTAA
- a CDS encoding ketopantoate reductase family protein, protein MKIAVIGCGAMGSIYAARLAAAGNEVLAIDRHQAGVDQISRHGLRVTGPGYDRVVELRASTTAPDEEMDLIVLAVKAADVTTGARQALPMLGTATPVLTIQNGLGSAETVAGIVGDSRVAVGIASGFGAATVAPGLVRHNAMKAMRFGAYSSLPHATVESIARAWADAGFDAAAVTDIAAMQWEKLICNAAYSAPCALTGMTVGQVMDDPEMGPVSRSAASEAWTVARASGIAVAVTDAVEHVRAFGAQMPDAKPSALLDHEAHRVSEIDVINGAVPRQGARVGVAAPVNATLTALVKSIERQWG, encoded by the coding sequence ATGAAGATCGCGGTAATCGGTTGCGGTGCAATGGGTTCCATCTACGCCGCCCGGCTGGCCGCAGCGGGTAACGAGGTGCTGGCCATCGACCGCCACCAGGCCGGCGTCGACCAGATCAGCCGGCATGGGTTGCGGGTCACCGGTCCGGGCTATGACCGGGTGGTCGAGCTGCGGGCGAGCACCACCGCACCGGACGAGGAGATGGACCTGATCGTGCTCGCCGTGAAGGCGGCCGACGTGACAACCGGTGCGCGACAAGCCCTTCCGATGTTGGGAACGGCCACGCCGGTGCTGACCATCCAGAACGGCCTGGGATCGGCCGAGACCGTGGCCGGCATCGTCGGCGACAGTCGGGTCGCGGTCGGAATCGCCAGCGGGTTCGGCGCGGCGACCGTGGCCCCCGGCCTTGTCCGCCACAACGCCATGAAAGCGATGCGGTTCGGCGCCTACTCGTCGCTGCCGCACGCGACGGTCGAGTCGATCGCGCGGGCGTGGGCCGATGCCGGATTCGATGCGGCCGCGGTCACCGACATCGCCGCCATGCAGTGGGAGAAGCTGATCTGCAACGCCGCCTACAGCGCGCCGTGCGCGCTGACCGGAATGACCGTCGGCCAGGTGATGGACGACCCGGAGATGGGGCCGGTCAGCCGGTCGGCCGCCAGCGAGGCGTGGACCGTCGCGCGGGCGTCGGGCATCGCGGTCGCCGTCACCGATGCGGTCGAACACGTTCGCGCCTTCGGCGCGCAAATGCCCGACGCCAAACCGTCGGCGCTGCTGGACCACGAGGCGCACCGGGTCAGCGAGATCGACGTCATCAACGGCGCGGTCCCGCGCCAGGGCGCGCGGGTTGGTGTCGCGGCGCCGGTGAACGCGACGCTGACCGCGTTGGTCAAGTCGATCGAAAGGCAATGGGGCTGA
- a CDS encoding response regulator transcription factor: MDVVRLVSAGLPNKDIAARLFVSPRTVQTHLTHVYAKLAVSSRVQLAREAARHT; the protein is encoded by the coding sequence CTGGACGTCGTTCGGCTCGTCAGCGCGGGGTTGCCCAATAAAGACATTGCGGCGCGGCTGTTCGTCTCTCCGCGTACCGTGCAGACCCATCTGACGCACGTCTACGCCAAACTCGCTGTGTCGTCACGGGTTCAGCTCGCCCGGGAAGCCGCGCGTCACACCTGA
- a CDS encoding enolase C-terminal domain-like protein, with product MRITAIAERAVGLDSLGRGGPANAVVNFAHHTVSLVAVITDAIRHGRPVVGVAFDSIGRFAQSGILRDRMIPRVLAVSPDALLDASGYLDPAAVSACALADEKPGGHGDRAAAAAALELACWDLNAKLRDEPAYVTIARHAGRAPAPSVPVYAAGGYYYAEGGVDQLRREMRGYLDSGYGAVKMKIGGAAPGEDLARIEAVIDVVGDAGRVAVDANGRFDRAAATRWAAALAPYGLRWYEEPGDPLDYALNHAVIQCYEGAVATGENLFSAPDVTNLVRYGGMRPNHDVFQMDPGLSYGLTEYIRMLDVMTAHGFDRGFAFPHGGHLINLHVAAGLGLGGCEAYPGVFAPFGGYSDACALSAGRIAPTDAAGFGLEQKTGLAELIAELTDGRTRE from the coding sequence ATGCGGATCACGGCGATAGCCGAGCGGGCGGTCGGTCTCGACAGTCTTGGGCGCGGTGGGCCCGCCAATGCGGTGGTCAACTTCGCCCACCACACGGTTTCGCTGGTCGCGGTGATCACCGACGCGATCCGGCACGGTCGGCCGGTGGTGGGCGTGGCCTTCGACTCGATCGGACGGTTCGCCCAGAGCGGCATCCTGCGCGACCGGATGATCCCGCGGGTGCTGGCGGTGTCCCCCGACGCGCTGCTGGATGCGTCCGGATACCTCGATCCCGCCGCGGTTTCGGCGTGCGCGCTCGCCGACGAGAAGCCCGGCGGTCATGGCGACCGGGCGGCGGCCGCGGCCGCGCTGGAACTGGCCTGCTGGGACCTGAACGCCAAGTTGCGCGACGAGCCGGCCTACGTGACGATCGCCCGTCACGCCGGCCGAGCGCCCGCGCCGTCGGTCCCGGTGTATGCCGCCGGCGGCTATTACTACGCCGAGGGTGGGGTCGACCAGCTGCGCCGGGAGATGCGCGGGTACCTCGATTCGGGCTATGGGGCGGTCAAGATGAAGATCGGGGGCGCCGCCCCGGGTGAGGACCTGGCCCGGATCGAGGCCGTCATCGACGTCGTCGGTGACGCGGGACGGGTGGCGGTCGACGCGAACGGCCGGTTCGACCGGGCCGCGGCCACCCGGTGGGCGGCCGCGCTGGCCCCCTACGGGCTGCGCTGGTACGAAGAGCCGGGCGATCCCCTGGATTACGCGCTGAACCATGCGGTGATCCAGTGCTACGAGGGTGCGGTGGCCACCGGTGAGAACCTCTTCTCGGCGCCGGATGTGACCAATCTCGTGCGCTACGGCGGCATGCGGCCCAATCATGATGTCTTCCAGATGGATCCGGGCCTGAGCTACGGGTTGACCGAGTACATCCGGATGCTCGACGTCATGACGGCCCACGGTTTTGATCGCGGTTTCGCGTTCCCGCACGGCGGTCATCTGATCAACCTGCACGTCGCGGCCGGGCTGGGCCTGGGCGGCTGTGAGGCTTACCCCGGCGTGTTCGCGCCGTTCGGCGGTTACTCGGATGCCTGCGCGCTGTCGGCGGGGCGGATCGCGCCGACCGACGCCGCGGGGTTCGGGCTCGAGCAGAAGACCGGCCTGGCCGAGCTGATCGCCGAGCTGACCGACGGGAGAACGCGCGAATGA
- a CDS encoding amino acid permease, with protein MPRTQRQVSSGPADDDPRASEGGVTPQLRQGLSQRQLSMIALGGVIGAGLFVGSGVVIKDTGPAAFLTYALCGLLIVLVMRMLGEMAAANPSTGSFADYAAKALGGWAGFSVAWLYWYFWVIVVGFEAVAGGKVLNYWFHAPLWLLSLGPMVLMTATNLFSVSSFGEFEFWFAGIKVATIVIFLVVGTAYILGLVPGHHGGLANLHTHGGFFPHGVGAVFAAIVVVIFSMVGAEIVTVAAAESRDPELAVQKATRSVVARIGIFFVGSVFLLVVLLPWDSVELGASPYVAALKHMGLSGADQVMNAVVLTAVLSCLNSGLYTASRMLFVLAERGEAPTQLVKLSGRGVPHFAILCSSAVGFGCVIMARVSPNTVFLFLLNSSGAIILFVYWLIALSQIILRRRTPAERLTVKMWFYPVLSILTLTGITAVLVQMAFDHTARSQLWLSLLSWAVVIGLYFVARVRGRVDAVCGE; from the coding sequence ATGCCGCGCACGCAACGCCAGGTGAGTTCCGGTCCCGCGGATGACGACCCGCGGGCGTCGGAAGGCGGCGTTACTCCGCAACTGCGCCAAGGACTGTCGCAACGGCAGCTCAGCATGATCGCCCTGGGCGGGGTCATCGGCGCCGGATTGTTCGTCGGGTCCGGCGTGGTGATCAAGGACACCGGCCCGGCCGCGTTCCTCACCTACGCCCTCTGCGGTCTGCTCATCGTGCTGGTGATGCGGATGCTGGGCGAGATGGCGGCCGCGAACCCGTCCACCGGATCGTTCGCCGACTACGCGGCCAAGGCCCTGGGCGGCTGGGCGGGTTTCTCGGTGGCCTGGCTGTATTGGTACTTCTGGGTGATCGTGGTGGGCTTCGAGGCGGTCGCCGGCGGTAAGGTGCTCAACTACTGGTTCCATGCGCCGCTGTGGCTGCTGTCACTGGGCCCGATGGTGTTGATGACGGCGACCAACCTGTTCTCGGTGTCGTCTTTCGGGGAATTCGAATTCTGGTTCGCCGGAATCAAAGTCGCGACGATCGTGATCTTTCTGGTCGTGGGCACGGCATACATCCTGGGACTGGTGCCGGGCCATCACGGAGGTCTGGCCAATCTGCACACACACGGCGGGTTCTTTCCCCACGGCGTCGGCGCGGTGTTCGCCGCCATCGTGGTGGTGATCTTCTCCATGGTGGGCGCCGAGATCGTCACCGTCGCCGCCGCGGAAAGTCGCGACCCCGAGCTGGCCGTCCAGAAGGCGACCAGATCGGTGGTGGCGCGCATCGGGATCTTCTTCGTCGGTTCGGTCTTCCTGCTCGTGGTGCTGTTGCCCTGGGACTCCGTGGAACTCGGTGCCTCGCCGTACGTGGCCGCGCTCAAACACATGGGGCTTTCCGGCGCGGACCAGGTGATGAACGCCGTCGTGCTGACCGCGGTGCTGTCCTGCCTGAACTCCGGGCTCTATACCGCGTCGCGCATGTTGTTCGTCCTCGCCGAGCGGGGTGAAGCCCCAACACAATTGGTCAAACTGAGTGGCCGCGGCGTTCCCCACTTCGCGATCTTGTGCTCGTCGGCGGTCGGGTTCGGGTGCGTCATCATGGCGCGGGTCTCGCCCAACACGGTGTTCCTCTTCCTGCTGAACTCGTCGGGCGCCATCATCTTGTTCGTCTACTGGTTGATCGCCCTGTCGCAGATCATCCTGCGCCGCCGAACGCCCGCGGAGAGACTGACGGTGAAAATGTGGTTCTATCCGGTGCTGTCGATTCTCACGCTGACCGGAATCACCGCGGTGCTGGTGCAGATGGCGTTCGACCACACGGCGCGCAGCCAGCTCTGGCTCAGCCTGCTGTCCTGGGCGGTGGTGATCGGGCTGTATTTCGTCGCGCGAGTTCGCGGGCGTGTCGACGCTGTCTGCGGAGAATAG